In one Drosophila pseudoobscura strain MV-25-SWS-2005 chromosome X, UCI_Dpse_MV25, whole genome shotgun sequence genomic region, the following are encoded:
- the Rok gene encoding rho-associated protein kinase 1 isoform X4, with protein MWPWRMPAALHLSELERANTLEREMRDPTSICNVDCLLDTVSALVSDCDHDTLKRLKNIEQYAAKYKPLAQRINQLRMNVEDFDFIKLIGAGAFGEVQLVRHKSSSQVYAMKRLSKFEMMKRPDSAFFWEERHIMAHANSEWIVQLHFAFQDSKYLYMVMDFMPGGDIVSLMGDYDIPEKWAIFYTMEVVLALDTIHNMGFVHRDVKPDNMLLDNYGHLKLADFGTCMRMGANGQVVSSNAVGTPDYISPEVLQSQGVDNEYGRECDWWSVGIFLYEMLFGETPFYADSLVGTYGKIMDHKNSLSFPQEVEISEQAKALIRAFLTDRTQRLGRYGIDDIKAHPFFRNDTWSFDNIRESVPPVVPELTSDDDTRNFEDIERDEKPEEVFPVPKGFDGNHLPFIGFTYTGDYQLLSSDTVDAEAKEPNSVNSNTSNNHAHGHGHNHRHRTSNSNELKRLEALLERERGRADALEKQETSLRHKIELSGKREVELQRIAAEYEKDLAQRKNNYKVAMQKVEQEIELRKKTEALLVETQRNLENEQKTRTRDLNISEKVVSLEKQLQEMEHSYKSETENTQKLKKQNAELGFTLKTQEEKVRDMVDMIDTLQKHKEELGQENADLQAQVVQEKNMRSQLKELHKETENKMQTLTNDIERTLVREQKAKEDNRALLERISELEKSHASLDFELKAAQGRYQQEVKAHQETEKSRLVSREEANLQEVKALQSKLNEEKSARIKADQNWQEKERQLNMLSVDYRQIQLRLQKLEGECRQESEKVAALQSQLDQEHSKRNALLSELSLLSSEVAHLRSRENQLQKELSTQREAKRRFEEDLSQLKGTHHEALANNRELQEQLDAELCFSRLYKTQANENREESAERLAKIEDLEEERVSLKHQVQVAVARADSEALARSIAEETVADLEKEKTIKELELKDFIMKHRNEINAKEATLATLKEAETELHKKLGQKANEYEDLVQQHKKQQDELGQLRATKDEEITKLLDKCKTEVLLKQVAVNKLAEVMNRRDSDLQKQKGKARSTAELRKKEKEMRRLQQELSQERDKFNQLLLKHQDLQQLCAEEQQHKQKMVMEIDCKATEIEHLQSKLNETASLSSADNDPEDSQHSSLLSLTQDSVFEGWLSVPNKQNRRRGHGWKRQYVIVSSRKIIFYNSDIDKHNTTDAVLILDLSKVYHVRSVTQGDVIRADAKEIPRIFQLLYAGEGASHRPDEQSQLDVSVLHGNSNEERPGTIIHKGHEFVHITYHMPTACEVCPKPLWHMFKPPAAYECKRCRNKIHKEHVDKHDPLAPCKLNHDPRCARDMLLLASTPEEQSLWVARLLKRIQKSGYKANSSNNNSTDGSKISPRLLCFPLCFCH; from the exons atGTGGCCATGGCGAATGCCGGCCGCACTCCATTTGAGCGAGCTGGAACG AGCGAACACGCTCGAGCGCGAGATGCGCGATCCGACCAGCATTTGCAATGTGGACTGCCTGCTGGATACGGTATCGGCCCTGGTCAGCGACTGCGACCACGACACCCTCAAGCGGCTGAAAAACATCGAACAGTATGCTGCCAAAT ATAAACCCCTGGCGCAGAGGATCAATCAGCTGCGCATGAATGTCGAGGACTTCGACTTCATTAAGCTAATCGGCGCCGGGGCCTTTGGAGAGGTGCAACTGGTGCGGCACAAGTCCTCCAGCCAGGTGTACGCCATGAAGCGGCTGTCCAAATTCGAGATGATGAAGCGCCCGGACTCGGCCTTCTTCTGGGAGGAGCGTCACATTATGGCCCATGCCAACTCCGAGTGGATTGTCCAactgcattttgcatttcag GACTCCAAATACCTGTACATGGTGATGGACTTTATGCCCGGCGGTGACATCGTCTCGCTGATGGGGGACTACGATATACCCGAGAAGTGGGCCATTTTCTACACAATGGAGGTGGTGCTGGCCCTGGACACCATTCACAACATGGGCTTTGTGCACCGTGACGTGAAGCCGGACAACATGCTGCTCGACAATTACGGGCATCTGAAGCTCGCCGATTTCGGCACCTGTATGCGCATGGGCGCCAACGGCCAGGTGGTGTCCAGCAATGCGGTCGGCACGCCGGACTACATCAGTCCGGAGGTGCTGCAGTCGCAGGGTGTCGACAATGAGTATGGTCGGGAGTGCGACTGGTGGTCGGTGGGGATCTTCCTCTACGAGATGCTCTTCGGGGAGACGCCCTTCTACGCGGACTCACTGGTGGGCACCTACGGCAAGATCATGGACCACAAGAACTCGCTCAGCTTCCCCCAGGAGGTGGAGATCAGCGAACAGGCCAAGGCCCTGATCCGGGCATTCCTCACAGATCGGACGCAGCGTCTGGGCCGCTACGGCATCGATGATATCAAGGCGCATCCGTTCTTCAGAAACGACACCTGGTCCTTTGACAATATCAGGGAGAGTGTGCCGCCGGTTGTGCCGGAGCTAACCTCGGACGACGATACGCGCAACTTTGAGGACATCGAGAGGGACGAAAAGCCCGAGGAGGTGTTCCCCGTACCGAAGGGCTTTGATGGCAATCACCTGCCCTTCATCGGCTTCACCTACACGGGCGACTACCAGCTGCTGTCCAGCGACACCGTCGACGCCGAGGCCAAGGAGCCCAATTCGGTgaacagcaacaccagcaacaaccaTGCCCACGGCCATGGGCACAACCATCGCCATCGTACCTCCAACTCCAACGAGCTGAAGCGGCTCGAGGCACTGCTCGAGAGGGAGCGCGGCCGAGCCGATGCTCTGGAGAAGCAGGAAACCAGCCTGCGGCACAAGATCGAGCTGAGCGGCAAGCGTGAGGTCGAACTGCAGCGCATTGCGGCCGAGTACGAGAAGGATCTGGCGCAGCGAAAGAACAACTACAAGGTGGCCATGCAGAAGGTGGAGCAGGAGATCGAGCTGCGCAAGAAGACGGAGGCCCTGCTGGTGGAGACGCAGCGCAATCTGGAGAACGAGCAGAAGACGCGCACACGCGATCTCAACATCAGCGAGAAGGTCGTCTCGCTGGAGAAGCAGCTGCAGGAGATGGAGCACAGCTACAAGAGCGAGACGGAGAACACGCAGAAGCTGAAGAAGCAGAACGCGGAGCTCGGCTTCACACTGAAGacgcaggaggagaaggtgcGCGACATGGTCGACATGATCGACACACTGCAGAAGCACAAGGAGGAGCTGGGCCAGGAGAATGCCGATCTGCAGGCGCAGGTGGTGCAGGAGAAGAACATGCGCTCCCAGCTGAAGGAGCTGCATAAGGAGACGGAGAACAAGATGCAGACCCTCACCAATGACATTGAGCGCACCTTGGTCCGCGAGCAGAAGGCCAAAGAGGATAACCGCGCGCTGCTGGAGAGGATCAGTGAGCTGGAGAAGAGCCATGCAAGTCTCGACTTTGAGCTGAAGGCGGCCCAGGGTCGCTACCAGCAGGAGGTCAAGGCCCACCAAGAGACTGAAAAGTCGCGACTGGTCTCTCGCGAGGAGGCCAATCTGCAGGAGGTCAAGGCCCTGCAGTCCAAGCTGAACGAGGAGAAGTCCGCCCGGATCAAGGCGGACCAGAACTGGCAGGAGAAGGAGCGCCAGCTGAACATGCTCTCCGTGGACTACCGCCAGATCCAGCTGCGGCTGCAGAAGCTGGAGGGCGAGTGCCGCCAGGAGTCGGAGAAGGTGGCCGCCCTCCAGTCGCAGCTGGACCAGGAGCACAGCAAGCGAAACGCCCTGCTCTCGGAGCTCAGTCTGCTCAGCTCGGAGGTGGCGCATCTGCGCTCCCGCGAGAATCAGCTGCAGAAGGAGCTTTCCACGCAGCGCGAGGCCAAGCGACGCTTCGAGGAGGACCTGTCGCAGCTGAAGGGCACCCACCACGAGGCCCTGGCCAACAATCgggagctgcaggagcagctggaTGCCGAGCTGTGCTTCTCCCGGCTGTACAAGACGCAGGCCAACGAGAATCGGGAGGAGAGCGCCGAGCGTTTGGCCAAGATCGAGGATCTGGAGGAGGAACGCGTCTCGCTCAAGCACCAAGTGCAAGTGGCCGTCGCTCGGGCTGACTCGGAGGCCCTGGCCCGCTCGATAGCCGAGGAAACGGTGGCCGATCTCGAGAAGGAGAAGACCATCAAGGAGCTGGAACTGAAGGACTTCATCATGAAGCACCGCAACGAGATCAATGCAAAGGAGGCGACGCTCGCCACCCTCAAGGAGGCGGAGACAGAGCTGCACAAGAAGCTCGGCCAGAAGGCCAACGAGTACGAGGATCTCGTCCAGCAGCACAAGAAGCAGCAGGACGAGCTGGGCCAGCTGCGCGCCACCAAGGACGAGGAGATCACCAAGCTGCTGGATAAATGCAAGACCGAGGTGTTGCTCAAGCAGGTGGCCGTCAACAAGCTGGCCGAGGTGATGAACCGACGCGACTCGGACTTGCAGA AGCAAAAGGGCAAGGCCCGGTCCACGGCCGAGCTGCgcaagaaggagaaggagatgcGCCGCCTGCAGCAGGAGCTGTCCCAGGAGCGTGACAAATTcaatcagctgctgctgaagcaccaggacctgcagcagctgtgcgccgaggagcagcagcacaagcagAAGATGGTCATGGAGATCGACTGCAAGGCCACCGAGATTGAGCATCTCCAGAGCAAGCTGAACGAGACGGCCTCGCTCTCATCCGCCGACAACGATCCCGAGGACAGTCAG CACTCCTCTCTGCTCTCCCTCACACAGGACTCGGTCTTCGAGGGCTGGCTGAGTGTGCCAAACAAGCAGAACCGTCGGCGCGGCCACGGCTGGAAGCGCCAGTATGTGATTGTCTCCTCGCGCAAGATCATCTTCTACAACTCGGACATCGACAAGCACAACACGACGGACGCTGTGCTCATACTGGATCTGAG CAAGGTATACCACGTGCGCAGCGTCACCCAGGGCGATGTCATACGCGCCGATGCCAAAGAGATTCCGCGCATCTTTCAGCTGCTGTATGCCGGCGAGGGCGCCTCTCATCGTCCGGACGAGCAGAGCCAGCTGGATGTGAGCGTGCTGcatggcaacagcaacgaggAGCGTCCCGGCACCATCATCCACAAGG GTCATGAATTTGTGCACATCACCTACCACATGCCCACAGCGTGCGAGGTGTGCCCGAAGCCATTGTGGCACATGTTCAAGCCGCCGGCGGCTTACGAATGCAAGAG ATGCCGCAACAAGATACACAAGGAGCATGTGGACAAGCATGATCCGCTGGCGCCCTGCAAGCTCAATCATGATCCGCGCTGTGCCCGCgatatgctgctgctggcctccACGCCCGAGGAGCAATCGCTGTGGGTGGCCCGTCTGCTGAAGCGTATCCAAAAGAGTGGATACAAGGCGAATTCgtcaaacaacaacagcaccgATGGCAGCAAGATATCGCCCAG GCTTTTGTGTTTCCCGCTGTGTTTTTGTCATTAA